The nucleotide sequence CACCCTGGGGGCCGCCGCGCTCCTCCTGGGACTCACCGTCCCGGCCCCCGCGGCGGCGCTCCCGGACGCCCCGGGCGGCGCGGCCGCCACGACCGCGGCGGTCACCGTCCCCGCCTCCTGCGGTCCGGCCGCGGGTCCGCTGCCCGCCGCGGTGGGACCCGCGGCGCAGGACGACCGGCGCGCCCTGACCACCGCGCTGGACGGGCTGAGCGCGGCGGTGGGCGCCGAGATCGGGCTGCTGGTGCAGGACGCGGACGGCCGCACGGTCTTCGCCCACCGCCCCGAGGTGTCCGGCATGGAGGCCAGCCTCTCCAAGGTCCCGCTGGCCCTCACCATCATGCGCCTGGCCGCCGAGCGGGACGGCCGGCTCACGGAGCAGCAGCGGGCCCTGATCCGCGACAGCGTCCACGAGAGCGGCAACGAGTCCACCACCGCCCTCTACGGCGCGCTCGGGCCCACGCTCTCCGCCATGGAGGGCGAGCTCAACGAGACCTACGACCTCATGGGCGTCAGCTCGACCCGGTCCTCGGGCGGCTGGGGCCACAACCTGACCACCGCCTCCGACCAGCTGGCCGTGCTGGGCACGGTCGTCCACGGGGCGGACTGGCTGCCCGAGGAGGACCTGGCCTGGCTGCGGGAGCAGATGCGGCCCACCCATCCGTCCCAGACCTGGGGCGTGGGCGCGGCCCGCGCGGACGGGTCCGGGGCGGCGGACTCCCTCGTCAAGAACGGGTGGCTGCCGGACGCCGGCGGCGCGTGGGACACCCACAGCGTGGGGCGCACGGTGTCGGGCGGGACCGCCCACCACATCGCGGTGCTGGGCTCCGGCTACCCCTCCGCGGCCTGCGGCCAGGACGTGGCCACCGCCGTGGTCGACCTGTACCTCGCGCTCGGGACCGGCTGAGCTCACGCGGCCGCGTGCGGCGCCCCCGCGCCCGGATCCACCCGGTGCGGTCCGGACGCGGACGGCCGGACGTCGAAGTCGAAGATCGCGGTGGGCAGATAGACCGTGGCGCAGGAGTTGGGGATGTCCACCACCCCCGAGAACCGGCCCTCGATCGGCGCGGCGCCCAGCAGCAGGTACGCCTGCTCCGGGGAGTACCCGAACTTCGTGAGGTAGTCGACGGCGTGCAGGCACGCCCGCTGGTAGGACAGCTGCGAGTCGAGGTAGCGCTGCTCGCCGTCGAGGGTCACCGAGGTGCCGGAGAAGGCGATCCACTCGCTGTACTGCGGGTCCGTCCTGCCCGGCAGGAAGATCGCGTTCTCCGTGACCCCGTAGGTCTCCATCCCGCCCTTGATGACGTCCACGTGGAAGTCGATGAACCCGCCCATCTCGATGGCGCCGCAGAACGTGATCTCGCCGTCGCCCTGGGAGAAGTGCAGGTCGCCCACGGAGAAGTTCGCGCCGTCCACGAAGACGGGGTAGAAGACGCGGGTGCCCTTGGTGAGGTTCTTGATGTCCTGGTTGCCGCCGTTCTCGCGGGGCGGCGCGGTGCGCGCGGCCTCCGCGGCGACCCGCTCGACGTCCGGGCCGGGAACCCCGCCGAGCAGGGCGTTCTCCGGCTCGGGCGGCAGCGCCAGGGGCGGGACCCGGTCCGGGTCGGTGGCGATGAGCGCCCCTTCGCGCGCGTTCCACCGGGCCAGGAGCTCCGCGGAGGGCGCGGTGCCCATCAGGCCGGGGTGGACGATGCCGGTGAACGAGACCTCCGGGACGTGCCGGGAGGTCGCAGTCTGGCCGCGGAAGTCCCAGATCGCCTTGTAGGCGTCCGGGAACCGGTCGGTGAGGAAGCCGCCACCGTTGGACCGCGCGAAGACGCCGGTGTACCCCCAGCCCTGCCCGGCCAGGGGGCCGGAGTCCTCCTGCGGGATCGGGCCGACGTCGAGGATGTCGACGACGAGCAGGTCGCCCGGCTGGGCGCCCTGCACCGCGAACGGGCCGGAGAGCTTGTGCACGGTCGTCAGCGGCGCGTTGAGGACGTCCTCGGCGGAGTCGTCGTTGACGATCGCGCCGTCGAACCACTCCCGGCAGTGCACCCGGAACGTGTCCCCCGGTCGCACGGTGGCCACCGGGGGGATCTCCGGGTGCCACCGGTTGTGCCCGACCAGCTGCTGGTCCTCGAACGGCCGTGACGAGTCCAGGGGAAAGATGAGCTCCGGCATGACGTGCCTCCTTGGCGGCTGTGCTGCGGTGGTGTGCCTCTCAGGGCCGGGGAAGTCTGCGGTGCAGGGGGTTGCCGGTGGTGCGGGTCGCTCGCCGGGAGCCGGGCGGGGGCGCGGCGACGACGTCGGGCTCCGCGGCGGTGCGCTCGGTGCGCTCGATCAGCCGGGCCGCGGGGGTGCCGGCCCGGGAGAGCCCGGGCGCGCTCATCAGCCGCCGCGCCGCGGAGCCGCAGCCGGGGCAGTCGCTCTCGCGCGTGGCCGCGCCCATGCCCAGCAGGACCTCGAAGTCGCCGCACTCCCGGCACCGGTACTCGTAGATCGGCATGCGGGGCGCCTCCCGGGAACGCGGGGTCTCTGGACTGACGACCCTAGTGCGGGGTCCGTGGCCGGGGAAGGGCTGCCATCGACATCGCCCGGACATGACGGGGCGGGGCCGCAGGTTCCTCGGGGCGCGAGCCCGCACCAGGAGGCCCTGCCGGACGTGCGCTCAGGGCCGGCCGGGCGGCACGTTCAGGTTGTGCCGGAAGAGGTTCCCGGGATCGTAGCGGTCCTTGAGGG is from Kocuria rosea and encodes:
- a CDS encoding serine hydrolase yields the protein MSRSHPQHRRTVRTLGAAALLLGLTVPAPAAALPDAPGGAAATTAAVTVPASCGPAAGPLPAAVGPAAQDDRRALTTALDGLSAAVGAEIGLLVQDADGRTVFAHRPEVSGMEASLSKVPLALTIMRLAAERDGRLTEQQRALIRDSVHESGNESTTALYGALGPTLSAMEGELNETYDLMGVSSTRSSGGWGHNLTTASDQLAVLGTVVHGADWLPEEDLAWLREQMRPTHPSQTWGVGAARADGSGAADSLVKNGWLPDAGGAWDTHSVGRTVSGGTAHHIAVLGSGYPSAACGQDVATAVVDLYLALGTG
- the fmdA gene encoding formamidase, which encodes MPELIFPLDSSRPFEDQQLVGHNRWHPEIPPVATVRPGDTFRVHCREWFDGAIVNDDSAEDVLNAPLTTVHKLSGPFAVQGAQPGDLLVVDILDVGPIPQEDSGPLAGQGWGYTGVFARSNGGGFLTDRFPDAYKAIWDFRGQTATSRHVPEVSFTGIVHPGLMGTAPSAELLARWNAREGALIATDPDRVPPLALPPEPENALLGGVPGPDVERVAAEAARTAPPRENGGNQDIKNLTKGTRVFYPVFVDGANFSVGDLHFSQGDGEITFCGAIEMGGFIDFHVDVIKGGMETYGVTENAIFLPGRTDPQYSEWIAFSGTSVTLDGEQRYLDSQLSYQRACLHAVDYLTKFGYSPEQAYLLLGAAPIEGRFSGVVDIPNSCATVYLPTAIFDFDVRPSASGPHRVDPGAGAPHAAA
- a CDS encoding FmdB family zinc ribbon protein; this encodes MPIYEYRCRECGDFEVLLGMGAATRESDCPGCGSAARRLMSAPGLSRAGTPAARLIERTERTAAEPDVVAAPPPGSRRATRTTGNPLHRRLPRP